Proteins encoded by one window of Scatophagus argus isolate fScaArg1 chromosome 8, fScaArg1.pri, whole genome shotgun sequence:
- the LOC124063559 gene encoding transmembrane protein 26, with protein MCHLLNILLALLSRFLFAVHGVVTVWRVVAVKEEPLYWLLLTGVALLGVEMAVTLKCTRNAEWKWFSPMVFLYLSTVIPSIWFLELSLLQSKLPVNNSSGPELHLLAHIPITVGIVELDPENWVAGLEQTMLIVLVLGRWLMPKGDMSRDQLSQLLMVYVGLGADILDIFDTFKEPEVKTNPVVIIIGLALFSWALMQFPLVLTQTQPQKGEPPQRSVDGLSCCPGAPSVFASCCSSEVWSLLLTVGLQDGPFLIYRLYLMVQEQVLNQLMIFFTCKNILIVLLELYRIYVVQCEQPVGESGFEKCAALEHGCQTKRGGKEEEDEEGGREEWDGEKNIHTDTERATGMEEDQRGVQV; from the exons ATGTGTCATCTCCTGAACATCCTGTTGGCTTTGCTGAGTCGCTTCCTGTTTGCAGTCCACGGGGTGGTGACAGTGTGGCGTGTGGTGGCTGTGAAAGAGGAGCCACTCTactggctgctgctgacggGCGTGGCATTGCTGGGTGTGGAAATGGCTGTCACTCTGAAGTGCACCCGAAACGCTGAGTGGAAATG GTTCTCCCCCATGGTTTTCCTCTACCTCAGTACTGTCATCCCATCCATTTGGTTTCTGGAGCTGAGCCTGCTGCAGTCCAAGCTACCTGTCAACAATTCCTCAGGCCCTGAGCTTCATTTGCTGGCTCACATCCCAATCACAGTG GGCATCGTGGAGCTGGACCCAGAGAACTGGGTGGCTGGCCTGGAGCAAACGATGCTCATAGTGCTCGTACTGGGTCGCTGGCTGATGCCCAAGGGGGACATGTCTCGTGACCAGCTCTCCCAGCTCCTCATGGTCTATGTGGGACTGGGTGCCGACATCCTGGACATCTTTGACACCTTCAAGGAACCTGAGGTCAAAACCAACCCAGTGGTCATCATCATTGGCTTGGCCCTCTTCTCTTGGGCACTGATGCAGTTTCCTCTGGTGCTCACCCAGACACAACCCCAAAAGGGTGAACCTCCACAGAGGAGTGTGGATGGTCTCTCCTGCTGCCCTGGTGCTCCATCAGTGTTCGCCTCTTGCTGCTCTAGTGAAGTGTGGAGCTTGTTACTCACAGTGGGACTTCAAGATGGCCCATTCCTAATTTACCGGCTCTACCTCATGGTCCAAGAGCAGGTACTCAACCAGCTGATGATCTTTTTCACCTGTAAGAACATCCTCATTGTCCTCTTGGAGCTTTATCGAATTTATGTGGTGCAGTGCGAGCAGCCAGTAGGGGAATCAGGCTTTGAGAAGTGTGCTGCTTTGGAGCATGGATGTCAAACCAAGAGGGgtgggaaagaggaggaggatgaggaaggggGTAGAGAGGAGTGGGATGGTGAGAAGAATATTCATACAGATACAGAAAGAGCCACTGGGATGGAGGAAGATCAGAGAGGTGTCCAGGTGTAG
- the gabrd gene encoding gamma-aminobutyric acid receptor subunit delta, protein MEVPTFLLSCLALLFVGGDIFTRAMLSDIGDYVGTDIEISWLPNLDDLMKGYARNFRPGIGGPPVNVAMAIEVASIDHISEANMEYTMTVFLRQSWHDDRLSYNHTNKTLGLDSRFVDKLWLPDTFIVNAKSAWFHDVTVENKLIRLQPNGVILYSSRITSTVACDMDLTKYPMDEQECMLDLESYGYSSEDIVYHWSESQRHIHGLDKLELSQFTITDYRFVTEMMNFKSAGRFPRLSLRFQLRRNRGVYIIQSYMPSILLVAMSWVSFWISQSAVPARVTLGITTVLTMTTLMVSARSSLPRASAIKALDVYFWICYVFVFAALIEYAFAHYNADYRLKEKAKVKASKLSSESIVKNGKQAMVLFSLSVTGMNQSVMISNRHGRAQRSSSEIPGEGGSEEAEPRRRRSRQTEETKEEKKCCSKCVCKPIDADTIDIYARAVFPFTFAVVNVIYWVAYTM, encoded by the exons GGCCATGCTGAGTGACATTGGGGACTATGTAGGTACAGACATTGAAATATCCTGGTTACCTAATCTGGATGATTTAATGAAGGGCTATGCCAGAAATTTTCGCCCTGGGATAGGAG GTCCACCAGTGAACGTGGCCATGGCTATTGAAGTGGCCAGCATTGACCACATCTCTGAAGCCAACATG GAATACACTATGACCGTGTTCCTGCGGCAGAGCTGGCATGATGACCGCCTGTCCTACAATCACACCAACAAGACGCTGGGGTTGGACAGTCGATTTGTGGACAAGCTGTGGCTGCCCGACACTTTCATCGTCAATGCCAAATCTGCTTGGTTCCACGATGTCACCGTGGAGAACAAGTTGATCCGCCTGCAGCCCAACGGAGTCATTCTATACAGCAGCCG AATCACTTCGACGGTGGCGTGTGATATGGACCTGACCAAGTATCCCATGGATGAACAGGAGTGTATGCTGGACCTGGAAAGCT ACGGTTACTCCTCAGAGGACATTGTTTATCACTGGTCGGAGAGTCAGCGACACATCCACGGCCTGGACAAGCTGGAGCTCTCCCAGTTCACCATCACAGACTATCGGTTTGTCACTGAGATGATGAACTTCAAATCTG CGGGACGATTTCCAAGGCTCAGTCTTCGCTTCCAGCTGAGACGTAATAGAGGCGTCTACATCATTCAGTCGTACATGCCTTCGATATTACTGGTTGCCATGTCCTGGGTGTCCTTTTggatcagccaatcagcagtcCCTGCTCGTGTGACCTTAG GGATCACGACTGTTCTCACCATGACCACGCTGATGGTAAGCGCCCGCTCCTCCCTGCCTCGGGCGTCAGCCATCAAGGCGTTAGATGTCTATTTCTGGATCTGTtacgtgtttgtgtttgcggCGCTCATTGAGTACGCTTTCGCTCACTACAATGCTGACTACCGACTCAAAGAGAAGGCCAAGGTGAAGGCCAGCAAGCTGAGCTCTGAG TCCATTGTGAAGAATGGCAAACAGGCtatggttttgttttccctgtcgGTGACCGGAATGAACCAGAGTGTGATGATCTCCAATCGCCACGGGAGGGCCCAGCGCTCCAGCAGCGAAATCCCCGGGGAGGGCGGCAGCGAGGAGGCTGAGCCGAGGAGAAGAAGGTCCAGGCAGACGGAGGAAAccaaggaggagaagaagtgCTGTTCCAAGTGTGTCTGCAAGCCCATCGATGCCGACACCATCGACATCTATGCCAGGGCTGTGTTCCCTTTCACTTTCGCTGTGGTGAACGTGATCTACTGGGTGGCGTACACCATGTGA